CGGTGCGGTTTGGGTAATACCTCAGCAATAGCGCGACCAAGGCTAGGTTTTTCTGCAATAAATAAGCGCATAGCGTTAATCAACTTCGATCATCGGTTGTCCGTCACGCGCGGCGACTAACGTACCAATGGCCACCAGCGGGATAGCAAACGTCTGGGCTACCGCCTGCACTTTCGCTTCCGCTTCGGGGAGTACTGCCAGCAATAATCCGCCTGACGTTTGTGGATCACACAATAACGCTCGCCACGCTGCTGGCATATCTCCGATCAGATGCCCATAGCTGGCAAAATTACGTTCGGTGCCACCGGGGACAGCGCCTGCCGCAATATAGGCTTCGACGCCCGCTAATTTCGGGATATCGGCATAATTTAAGCGGGCGCCGAGACCTGCGCCACGACACATTTCACTCAGATGACCGAGCAAACCAAACCCGGTGACGTCCGTCATGGCTTTCACCCCTTCAATCTCAGCGAAGGCGGTGCCCGCCAGGTTCATCTGACACATTATTTCTGTCGCTACGCCCTGATGTTCCGGTTTGAGCAGCGATTTTTTCTCTGCGGTCGTCAGGATGCCAATCCCCAGCGGTTTGGTCAGATACAATCGACAGCCCGCCACCGCGGTACAGTTTCGCTTGATCCGTTCCGTGGGGATCACTCCGGTCACCGCGAGGCCGAAAATAGGTTCCGGCGCATCAATCGAATGGCCTCCGGCCAGCGCGATTGACGCCTGCCGACAGGCAAAGCGCCCCCCATCCACCACCTGCGCTGCAATTTCTGCCGCCAGGGTATTTATCGGCCAGCCGAGGATCGCGATCGCCATGATCGGTTTTCCGCCCATCGCAAAAATATCACTGATCGCATTGGTCGCCGCAATGCGGCCAAAATCGAACGGATTATCGACAATCGGCATAAAAAAATCGGTGGTGCTGATAATCGATGTCCCGTTACCGGCATCATAAACCGCTGCATCATCACTGGTTTCATTGCCCACCAGCAAGTGAGGATCAGAAAAGGTTTGCTGCTGGCTTTTGAGGATCGTCTCCAGCACCTGGGGGGAAATTTTACAACCGCAGCCCGCACCATGACTGTATTGCGTTAAACGAATGGTTTGCCCGCTCATGAGCATCTCCTGTCAGACAGTGGCTAAATATCAGAAATGTGTCACAAAAGATTCGCTATCCAGTGGGCGAATACTACGGGGTGAGCGGGTCGGTTGTGGTGTTCCGAGGTAGAGAAAACCGACCAGTTTATCCTGTTGACGGCAGGAAAACGCGGCACGCACTAGCGGGCTGTCGGTCAATGGGCCACTGCGCCAGATGCCATTAAATCCCTGGGCAACCGCCGCCATCTGCATCGCCATCACCGCACATCCTGCGGTTACTACCTGCTCCCATTGCGGTACTTTCGGGTGCGTTTGACAATGGGCCACCACCGCAATAATCAGTGGCGCACGAAAAGGAGCCTGGCGTGCCTTTTCGATCCCATTATCATCCTGCCCTGCTTCCTGTGCGGCTTGCGCTAACAGTTGACTAAAGCGCTGGAGGCCTTCATCAGCAATGATGAAGAAGCGCCACGGGTGCAGCATACCGTGATCCGGTGCACGCATCCCGGCACGCAGAATGTTTTCCAGTTGTTCACCGCCGGGTGCGGGTGCCATCAGACTGGAAGCACTACGACGATTTATCAGTAGATCAAGGGCATCCATTTATATTACTCCTGTGAGACCATTTCGCATAAAATTATCATGTATCAGAATTTTGTTATAGCCATCGGATCATTCCTGCTGACAATTATCCATTGTGTCATTAGGATATCGGCTACAACACATTCACAGCGACATTATTTTAATCATCTCACGGAGAATAAATGCATCCTCTCACCAGAATAACGAAGTGGACATGGCGAATACTCGACTTTTCCCGTCGACTCGTACTCAACCTGATGTTCCTGCTATTGATTCTGATCTTTGTCGGTCTATGGATAGCGAGCAAATTTTCACCGCCTGTTCCCGCTGATAGTGCATTATTACTGAATATCTCGGGGGTGATCGTCGACATGCCCTCAAGCAGCGCAAAATTCAGCGAGATCGGCCAGCAACTGTTAACGGGTGACAGTGATACACCTCAGGAAAATTCCGTATTTGATATTGTCGATGCTATTCGCCAGGCGAAAACCGACAATCGCATTACTGGCATTGTGCTTGATCTCAAGGATCTTATCGGTGGCGATCAACCCTCGCTGCACTATATTGGCAAGGCGTTGAATGAATTTCGCGAGAGCAACAAACCGGTCTATGCTATCGGCAGGCACTACAATCAGAGCCAGTATTATCTCGCCAGCTTTGCCAATCGTATCTGGCTCACGCCCTACGGAGAAATCGATTTGCATGGTTTCGCTGCCTACAATATGTATTACAAATCGCTACTCGATAAGCTGAAAATCTCCACGCATGTCTTCCGGATTGGGACCTATAAATCTGCGGTCGAGCCCTTTATCCGCGATGATATGTCACCTGCTGCGCGTGAGGCCAACAGCCGTTGGATTGGCGAACTGTGGGATAACTATCTTGAGACCATCGCCGCTAACCGCAAAATTACGCCTCAACAGCTGTTCCCTGAAGCCCGGCAAATGCTTAGCGATTTACGCAACGCTGATGGCAATACGGCACAATATGCCCTCAATAATAAACTGGTTGATGAGCTGTTGACCGCCAATGAGATGGAAAAGAAGCTGATCAAACAGTTTAAGCTCAATAAGCGGACAAAGCATTATCGTTCCATCAGCTATTACGATTATGATGTGGTGACACCGCCTGCAAAGAAAGACACCATTGCTGTCATCGCGGTCAACGGCGTGATCGTCGATGGCAAAGATAGCCAGGGTAGCGCAGGGGGTGATAGCGTCGCTGAACAGATCCAGTTAGCCAGTCAGAATCCCAATACCAAAGCGATTGTCCTGCGTGTCAACAGCCCGGGTGGCAGTGTCACGGCATCTGAAGTTATTCGCGAAACACTGGCGACAGCCAGGACAAAGGGCATTCCTGTGGTGGTATCAATGGGAGGCATGGCGGCCTCCGGGGGATACTGGATCACCACGCCAGCGAATTACATTATTGCGGACCCCAACACACTGACCGGTTCGATCGGTATTTTTGGTATCGTCAATACCTTCGAAAAATCCCTCGATGCCATTGGCATTCATGGCGATGGCGTATCAACATCAGTGCTGGCGAATATCTCACCATTCCAGCCGTTACCTGATGAAGTGCAACAAATGATCCAGTTAAGTATCGAATCTGGTTATAAACAGTTTATTCAACTGGTGGCGAAAGCACGCCACAGTACACCTGAAAAAATTGACCAGATTGCTCAGGGTCATGTCTGGACCGGAAAAGATGCAAAGGCGAACGGACTGGTCGATAGCCTTGGTGACTTTGACGACGCCGTTGCCAAAGCGGCTGAACTGGCAAAAATCAAGCACTGGAATATCGAGTTTTATCAGGAAACGCCGACCTTCACCTCGCTGGCACTCAGCCTGTTCAGTGGTTCGGTACGCGCCTCATTACCCGCGATGCTTCACGCCTGGCTGCCCGCGCCACTAGCAGTGACCGCCAGTGAAATCAAGGCCGAAAGCGACAAGCTCGCGCAGTTTAACGATCCTCAGAATCGTTATGCCTTTTGCCTGAATTGCGCCAGCATTCGTTAACCTTGTCGATTTATCTCGCCGCTGCCCCTTTACGGGGCAGCACTTTTGCCCTGACGTTTTATACTGACTGACGCCCACAGATAATTTAAGTGATCCCATGTCCAGAAAATCGATTTACGTTGCCTATACCGGCGGTACCATCGGTATGCAACATTCACAATATGGTTATATTCCGGTTTCAGGCTATTTACAGCAACAACTCGCATTGATGCCAGAATTTCATCGCCCGGAGATGCCACACTTTACGATCCATGAATATCAACCGCTGATGGACTCCTCTGATATGACCCCGGATGACTGGCAACACATCGCGGATGATATCTGTCACCATTACGATCAATATGATGGTTTTGTTATCCTGCATGGCACTGATACGATGGCATTTACCGCTTCGGCGTTATCCTTTATGCTGGAAAATCTCGGCAAACCGGTCATTGTGACAGGGTCACAAATTCCGTTAGCTGAATTGCGCTCTGACGGCCAAATCAACCTGCTCAATGCGCTATATATCGCCGCACGCTATCCGGTTAACGAGGTGTCACTGTTCTTTAATAACCGCTTGTATCGCGGAAACCGGACAACAAAAGTGCATGCAGATGGTTTTGATGCTTTCGACTCGCCCAATCTGCCTCCGTTGCTGGAAGCAGGCATTCATATTCGTCGCCTTACTACACCGCTGAGCCCTGATTATGACAGCCAACTGCGCGCCCATCCGATTACGCCACAGCCCATTGGCGTGATCACGATTTATCCGGGAATCTCTGCCGATGTGGTATCCAACTTTCTGCGTCAGCCGGTGAAAGCGCTGATCCTGCGATCTTACGGGGTCGGCAATGCGCCACAAAACCGTGCCTTTCTTCAGGTTCTGGCAGAGGCCAGTCAACGTGGTATTATCGTCATTAATCTGACCCAGTGCCTGTCTGGTAAGGTCAATATGGGGGGCTACGCGACCGGTAATGCGCTGGCTCAGGCTGGTGTGATCAGCGGCTTTGACATGACGGTGGAAGCCACCCTGACCAAACTCCATTATTTATTAAGTCAGGCACTGGACCCCGCAACCATTCGCTGTCTGATGCAGGAAAACCTGCGTGGTGAACTCACCCCAGGCGAATAAAACAAGGAAATTCCGATGACCCATTGTGCTTTGCTGCTCATTGATTTACAAAATGATTTCTGTGCCGGTGGCGCGCTCGCGGTACCACAAGGTGACAGTGTCATTGCTATTGCCAACCAGTTGATTGATGAGTGCGTCACCCGCGGTCATGCCATTATCGCCAGTCAGGACTGGCATCCGGCCAATCATGGCAGCTTTGCCAGCCAGCACCGACTGGCACCTTACTCTCAGGGAGAGCTGGAGGGGCTGGCACAAACCTTCTGGCCCGATCACTGCGTACAAAACAGCCCAGGGGCAGCGCTGCATCCACAACTCAATCAACAGGCTATCATCGCCTGCTTCCGGAAAGGAGAAAATCCGGCGATTGACAGTTACAGCGCCTTTTTCGATAACGGACGACGCCACAAAACGCAGCTTGATAGCTGGTTGCAGGAGCGGGAGATAAATACGCTTATCATTGCCGGGCTGGCAACTGACTACTGTGTCAGATTTACCGTGCTTGACGCGCTATCGCTGGGCTATAAGGTGAATGTGATTACCGATGGCTGCCGTGGGGTTAATATTCAGCCTCAGGACAGCGCCGATGCTTTCCATGAAATGGGCGCAGCCGGTGCCACGCTGTACACATTCAGTGGCTGGCAAGCGGCACAGTGATGATATTTCCGGTCTGCCTTTGTGCAGGCTGGGCTGATGGCACCACTAACCGTTAATACGATCATCACTGCTATTATCACTGAAACTTAACGAAGCTGAATTGACACAAAATCGCTTACCGCTGGGCTGCGGCCCGTCAGGAAATACATGTCCTAAATGAGCATCACAGTGACCACAGCGAATTTCTGTGCGCCGCATGCCATGCGAATCATCACTAAGGTAACGGATCGCGTCACTGCTGACCGGCTCATAAAAAGCGGGCCAGCCACAACCTGAGGCATATTTTGCCTGCGAGTAAAATAACGCTGCGTCACACACCAGGCAGTGATAAATCCCATCCCGCTGATTATCCAGCAACCGCCCGCTGAATGGCGGCTCAGTCCCCCCCTGCTGTGTCACGTAAAACTGCATTTCACTCAAATTTTTTATGCGCTCTTGCGGTAAAAACGTCTTCGACATCGTGTGACTTCTTAGGGTGTTAAAAGCAAAACAATAACTTTATTGTAACAATAAAATCATCAATTATGTTAATTTATTTAACATTTAATCTAACATCTGTCTGCGTAACCGTATTGAACATCGTATTGTTATCATTAACATAACGGCGCAAATCAGCTGTTAACCGTATGATACCAGAAACGAGGAACAGATAAACGAGAGGTAAATCATTTCGCTAACTATGGATCCTGGATCGACTTTTCACAATGATTGACACGATTCCGCTTGACGCTGAGTAAGGTTTTTGTAATTTTACAAGCAACCTTTTATTCACTAACAAACAGCTGGTGGAATATATGACTATCAAAGTAGGTATCAACGGTTTTGGACGTATCGGCCGTATTGTTTTCCGTGCTGCACAGCAGCGTTCTGACATCGAAATTGTCGCTATTAACGATCTGTTAGACGCAAACTACATGGCATACATGCTGAAGTATGACTCTACACATGGCCGTTTCGATGGCACAATTGACGTGAAAGATGGCCACCTGATCGTTAATGGTAAGAAAATCCGTGTCACGTCTGAACGTGATCCGGCTAACCTGAAATGGAACGAAGTGGGTGTTGATGTTGTGGCAGAAGCAACGGGGCTGTTCCTGACGGATGAAACCGCACGTAAACACATTACCGCCGGTGCCAAAAAAGTCGTGATGACTGGCCCGTCTAAAGACAATACCCCGATGTTTGTCAGAGGTGCTAACTTTGATAAATACGCAGGCCAGGATATTGTTTCCAACGCCTCTTGCACCACTAACTGCCTGGCGCCACTGGCGAAAGTTATCAATGATAACTTTGGTATCATTGAAGGTCTGATGACCACTGTTCACGCTACCACTGCAACCCAGAAAACCGTCGATGGCCCGTCGCTCAAAGACTGGCGTGGTGGTCGTGGTGCATCGCAAAACATCATTCCTTCCTCGACTGGTGCAGCGAAAGCGGTGGGTAAAGTTCTGCCAGAACTCAACGGCAAACTGACCGGGATGGCTTTCCGCGTTCCTACGCCTAACGTCTCTGTCGTTGACCTGACAGTACGCCTGGAAAAACCAGCCACTTATGAAGAAATCAAGAAAGCCATCAAAGCAGCTTCTGAAGGTGCCATGAAAGGCGTTCTCGGTTATACCGAAGATGATGTTGTCTCAACCGACTTCAACGGTGAACCCTGCACTTCCGTATTCGATGCGAAAGCAGGTATTGCGCTCAACGACAACTTTGTCAAACTGGTTTCCTGGTATGACAACGAAACTGGTTATTCCTGCAAGGTTCTTGACCTGATCGCGCATATCGCGAAATAAATTGCCTTTATCAGTCACCACCCCTATGGCGGTGACTGAAATAAGCACCATAAAACGCCGCAAATCAATGCGGCGTTTTTGTTACCAGAAGCCGATTATCTTCATCCAGGCACTTCCCAGCACCAGCCAGATAGCCAGAGAGGCAATCGATACAATAAAACTCCCCCCCCACCATTGCCCGGTAGTGTTATAACCGGAACCAAAAAGGGCAGGCCCAGGGCCACCAGAATATTGCGTTAATCCCATCGACAGACTGGAGGTATAACCCAGCGCCAGCGCGGCAAAAAGAGGCGGTACACCGACGATAAGCGCGACAGAGAGGAAAGCCTGATACATCGCTGAGATATGCGCCATTGCAGAAGCAAAGAAATAGCGTGTGTAAAAATAGACCAGTACCAGCAGCAACAAAACGATCATGCCGTTAAAGTGACTCACATAGTTAGCAATATACTGAGATATCCATTTGATCATGCCATATTTATTCAGCGCATTCGCCATCATCACCAGAACCGCAAACCAGAACATGGTATCCCAGGCGGCTTTTTCTGCAATGATATCTTTCCACGACATAATATTACTCACCAGCAGCACCATCAGCCCAATAAACGCAGAAAGTGTCGGCGGAATGGAGAAGAAAATATCTCCCACCGTCCAGAGCAATATCAGCAACACGAAATCGAAAGCCAGAATTTTTTCCGCCAGCGACATCGGCCCCATATTCTGTAGCTCTGCTTTAGCCATCGTTGGGATTTCCGGTGTTTTCTTCAGCTCTGGTGGATAAATAACATACAGCACCAGTGGCAGCAGGATCAGCGAAGCGATCCCCGGGACAATGGCACCGACAAACCAGTTGCTCCAGGTAATCACAATCCCCTGCTCTTTTGCCAGTTCAGCTATCAGCGGATTTCCTGCCATTGCGGTTAAAAACATGGTACAGACGATAGCGTCAATTTGTGACACACAGATCATTAAAAAAGCGCCCGCTTTTCTGGCGGTCGCTCCAGGCTCTGAGCGATAGATAGTGGCTATAGAGCGGGTGATGGGATACATAATGCCCCCTCCTCTTGCTGATGCGGAGGGAATGCCTGGCCCTAAAACGATATCAGACAGCGCCAAACCATAGGCCACGCCCAGCATGCCTGAGCCACAGCGGGAAATAAACCATAACGCTATGCGCTTCCCCAGTCCGGTCTTGATAACGGCACGCGAAATAAACATGGCGATACCAATTAACCAGATGGTGTTATTGGCAAAACCGGATAAAGCGGCCACTTTACCACTGTTTCCCGGTGAAAGCGGCGTGACCTCCAGCAAGGCGGAGACGATCAGCGCAATCATCGTCACCGCGCCCATCGGCAGCACTTTCAGGATAATGG
The sequence above is drawn from the Enterobacteriaceae bacterium ESL0689 genome and encodes:
- the ansA gene encoding asparaginase, which codes for MSRKSIYVAYTGGTIGMQHSQYGYIPVSGYLQQQLALMPEFHRPEMPHFTIHEYQPLMDSSDMTPDDWQHIADDICHHYDQYDGFVILHGTDTMAFTASALSFMLENLGKPVIVTGSQIPLAELRSDGQINLLNALYIAARYPVNEVSLFFNNRLYRGNRTTKVHADGFDAFDSPNLPPLLEAGIHIRRLTTPLSPDYDSQLRAHPITPQPIGVITIYPGISADVVSNFLRQPVKALILRSYGVGNAPQNRAFLQVLAEASQRGIIVINLTQCLSGKVNMGGYATGNALAQAGVISGFDMTVEATLTKLHYLLSQALDPATIRCLMQENLRGELTPGE
- a CDS encoding DASS family sodium-coupled anion symporter yields the protein MTEVDKTLEVKLAFPVWKAVLAVLSGTIIGVIPPPVGLTDNAWHMFAIFVATIFAIILKVLPMGAVTMIALIVSALLEVTPLSPGNSGKVAALSGFANNTIWLIGIAMFISRAVIKTGLGKRIALWFISRCGSGMLGVAYGLALSDIVLGPGIPSASARGGGIMYPITRSIATIYRSEPGATARKAGAFLMICVSQIDAIVCTMFLTAMAGNPLIAELAKEQGIVITWSNWFVGAIVPGIASLILLPLVLYVIYPPELKKTPEIPTMAKAELQNMGPMSLAEKILAFDFVLLILLWTVGDIFFSIPPTLSAFIGLMVLLVSNIMSWKDIIAEKAAWDTMFWFAVLVMMANALNKYGMIKWISQYIANYVSHFNGMIVLLLLVLVYFYTRYFFASAMAHISAMYQAFLSVALIVGVPPLFAALALGYTSSLSMGLTQYSGGPGPALFGSGYNTTGQWWGGSFIVSIASLAIWLVLGSAWMKIIGFW
- the pncA gene encoding bifunctional nicotinamidase/pyrazinamidase, whose amino-acid sequence is MTHCALLLIDLQNDFCAGGALAVPQGDSVIAIANQLIDECVTRGHAIIASQDWHPANHGSFASQHRLAPYSQGELEGLAQTFWPDHCVQNSPGAALHPQLNQQAIIACFRKGENPAIDSYSAFFDNGRRHKTQLDSWLQEREINTLIIAGLATDYCVRFTVLDALSLGYKVNVITDGCRGVNIQPQDSADAFHEMGAAGATLYTFSGWQAAQ
- the selD gene encoding selenide, water dikinase SelD — protein: MSGQTIRLTQYSHGAGCGCKISPQVLETILKSQQQTFSDPHLLVGNETSDDAAVYDAGNGTSIISTTDFFMPIVDNPFDFGRIAATNAISDIFAMGGKPIMAIAILGWPINTLAAEIAAQVVDGGRFACRQASIALAGGHSIDAPEPIFGLAVTGVIPTERIKRNCTAVAGCRLYLTKPLGIGILTTAEKKSLLKPEHQGVATEIMCQMNLAGTAFAEIEGVKAMTDVTGFGLLGHLSEMCRGAGLGARLNYADIPKLAGVEAYIAAGAVPGGTERNFASYGHLIGDMPAAWRALLCDPQTSGGLLLAVLPEAEAKVQAVAQTFAIPLVAIGTLVAARDGQPMIEVD
- a CDS encoding NAD(P)H nitroreductase, coding for MDALDLLINRRSASSLMAPAPGGEQLENILRAGMRAPDHGMLHPWRFFIIADEGLQRFSQLLAQAAQEAGQDDNGIEKARQAPFRAPLIIAVVAHCQTHPKVPQWEQVVTAGCAVMAMQMAAVAQGFNGIWRSGPLTDSPLVRAAFSCRQQDKLVGFLYLGTPQPTRSPRSIRPLDSESFVTHF
- the sppA gene encoding signal peptide peptidase SppA — encoded protein: MHPLTRITKWTWRILDFSRRLVLNLMFLLLILIFVGLWIASKFSPPVPADSALLLNISGVIVDMPSSSAKFSEIGQQLLTGDSDTPQENSVFDIVDAIRQAKTDNRITGIVLDLKDLIGGDQPSLHYIGKALNEFRESNKPVYAIGRHYNQSQYYLASFANRIWLTPYGEIDLHGFAAYNMYYKSLLDKLKISTHVFRIGTYKSAVEPFIRDDMSPAAREANSRWIGELWDNYLETIAANRKITPQQLFPEARQMLSDLRNADGNTAQYALNNKLVDELLTANEMEKKLIKQFKLNKRTKHYRSISYYDYDVVTPPAKKDTIAVIAVNGVIVDGKDSQGSAGGDSVAEQIQLASQNPNTKAIVLRVNSPGGSVTASEVIRETLATARTKGIPVVVSMGGMAASGGYWITTPANYIIADPNTLTGSIGIFGIVNTFEKSLDAIGIHGDGVSTSVLANISPFQPLPDEVQQMIQLSIESGYKQFIQLVAKARHSTPEKIDQIAQGHVWTGKDAKANGLVDSLGDFDDAVAKAAELAKIKHWNIEFYQETPTFTSLALSLFSGSVRASLPAMLHAWLPAPLAVTASEIKAESDKLAQFNDPQNRYAFCLNCASIR
- the msrB gene encoding peptide-methionine (R)-S-oxide reductase MsrB: MSKTFLPQERIKNLSEMQFYVTQQGGTEPPFSGRLLDNQRDGIYHCLVCDAALFYSQAKYASGCGWPAFYEPVSSDAIRYLSDDSHGMRRTEIRCGHCDAHLGHVFPDGPQPSGKRFCVNSASLSFSDNSSDDRING
- the gapA gene encoding glyceraldehyde-3-phosphate dehydrogenase, with protein sequence MTIKVGINGFGRIGRIVFRAAQQRSDIEIVAINDLLDANYMAYMLKYDSTHGRFDGTIDVKDGHLIVNGKKIRVTSERDPANLKWNEVGVDVVAEATGLFLTDETARKHITAGAKKVVMTGPSKDNTPMFVRGANFDKYAGQDIVSNASCTTNCLAPLAKVINDNFGIIEGLMTTVHATTATQKTVDGPSLKDWRGGRGASQNIIPSSTGAAKAVGKVLPELNGKLTGMAFRVPTPNVSVVDLTVRLEKPATYEEIKKAIKAASEGAMKGVLGYTEDDVVSTDFNGEPCTSVFDAKAGIALNDNFVKLVSWYDNETGYSCKVLDLIAHIAK